A window of Streptomyces sp. Je 1-332 genomic DNA:
TTCCGCAGACGGCGGTAGAGCCCGGCGCAGGGCACCACCGGCCCCGGCCCTGTCGGAGTTCTCAGCCCAGCCGGATCATGTTCCACGACAGCGGCTCCAGGACGGCGTGCAGCGTGTCCTCCTGGAGTGCTGTCCCGCTGACGCCGTGCGGGGTCACGCGCTCCGGCTCCGCGAGTGTGTTGCGCGCGTCGGGGTCCGCGTCAGCGAGGGCACTGTGCTCGATGACGTCCACCAACTCGAGTCCATGCAGCGCGACTTCGAGCGGCAGCGGCTCGCTCTGGCTGCGGTTGACCGCGAAGACGGCGACGGTGCCGTCATCTGCGCGTACGGCCGTCGCGTGCACCAGGGGAACCTCGCCATACTTCCGCGTTTCGTGCGCGGGTGAGTCCACGCGTACGTCGAGCACCCTGCCGCGGCCGTGCCGCGACGCCTGCGCGAAGGGGAAGAAGGTGGTCTGCCGCCAGGCGGGCCCGCCCGGCTCGGTCAGGATCGGCGCGATGACGTTGACCAGCTGGGCCAGGCACGCGACGGCGATGCGGTCGGCGTGCCGCAGGAGGGCGATCAGGAGCGAGCCGACGACGACAGCGTCGGTGACGGTGTAGTTGTCCTCCAGGAGACGCGGCGCCTCGGGCCAGTCGCGCAGGCTCTCCTCGACCTCGGGGTGCGGCCGGGACTGGTACCAGACGTTCCACTCGTCGAAGGACAGGTTGATTTTCTTTTTGGACTTCAGGCGGGCGCCCACGTGGTCGCAGGTGGCGACGACGTTCTCGATGAAGGACTCCATGTCGACGGCGGATGCGAGGAACGAGTCCCGGTCGCCGTCGGTCTCCTCGTAGTAGGCGTGCAGGGAGATGTGGTCGACGAGATCGTAGGTCTCGGCGAGGACCGTGGCCTCCCACGCGGCGAAGGTCTCCATCGACTGGCCGGAGCTGCCGCAGGCGACCAGTTCGACGTCCGGGTCCACCTGGCGCATCGCCCGGGCGGTCTCGGCGGCCAGGCGCCCGTACTCCTCGGCGGTCTTGTGGCCGGTCTGCCACGGCCCGTCCATCTCGTTGCCCAGGCACCACAGGCGGATACCAAAGGGGTTCTTGTCGCCGTGCGCGGCGCGCAGGTCGGACAGCGCGGTCCCGGCGGGGTGGTTGGCGTACTCCTGGAGTTCCAGGGCCTGTTCGACGCCTCGCGTGCCGAGGTTCACCGCCATCATCGGTTCGGCCCGCGGGCCGATCTTGCGCAGGAAGGCGATGTACTCGGAGAGCCCGAAGCGGTTGGTCTCCGTGGAGTGCCAGGCCAGGTCGAGACGGCGCGGGCGTTCGTCGGCGGGGCCGACGGAGTCCTCCCACTTGTATCCCGAGACGAAGTTCCCGCCGGGGTAGCGCACGGCGGTCACCCCGAGTTCCCGGATCAGTCCGAGCACGTCGGTGCGCAGCCCCGTCTCGTCGGCCGCCGGGTGGCCGGGCTCGTAGATGCCGGTGTAGACGCAACGGCCGAGGTGCTCGACGAAGGAGCCGAAGAGGCGGGGGTCGACGTCGCCCACCACGAAGGCGGGGTCGAGGGTGAAGCGGGCGGTGCGGGGGGCCATGGAGAACCTTTCGGCAGTGCGTTGGGCGATGGTCGCGGCGTTCACTGTCCGGCCAGGCCCGTGTGGGCCACGCCGCTGACGATCTGGCGCTGGAAGAAGACGAAGACGACGATCAGGGGCAGGCCCGCCATGAGACCGCCCGCCATGAGCTGCGCCCACTGGATTCCGTAGGAGTTCATGACGGTCGCGATGCCGTTCGGCATCGTCATCAGGTCAGGGTTGTTGGTCACCATGTACGGCCACAGGAAGTTGTTCCAGGACGCGATGAACGTGAAGATCCCGACGGCCGAGAGCGAGGGCCTGGACAGCGGAAGGACGATGGTGAAGAAGACCCGCCAGCGTCCGGCGCCGTCGATGTACGCGGCCTCCTCCAGCTCGTGCGGGATCGACTGGAAGAACTTGTAGAGGATGTAGACCATCGCGGCGGGCGCGCACTGCGGCAGGATCATGCCCCAGTAGGTGTCGACCATCCCCATGGACTGGACGGTCGTGAAGAGCGGGACGCCGAGCACGGCGGGCGACACCATCAGGCCCGCCATCACCAGGCCGAGCAGCACGTTCTTGCCCCGGAACTCGGTGCGTGCGAAGCCGTACCCGGCGAGCGCGCTGACGAACACCACGATGAAGGTGACGCAGACCGAGACGACGAGCGAGTTCACGAACCAGTTGGTGATGTTGCCGCTCTCGAAGAGCGCCTCCCAGGCCTGGCCCGTCCACTCCCTCGGCACCCAGTGGGTGGGCACCTCGACGGCCTCGGTCTCCGACTTCAGTGACGTGAACAGGGCCCACAGCAGGGGTGTCATCCACAGTGCGGAGACGGCGACGCCCACCGCGGTGAGCACGATCTGGCTCGGGGTCCACTTCTTCTTGCGTACGGCCGCCTTGCTCAGGGTGGTGGTGCTCATCGCACGCCCTCCTCACGCTTGCGCAGGAGCCACATCCGGCCGAGGGCGACGGCCGCGATGAGCACGAAGAAGATGATGGAGATCGCCGAGGCGTAGCCCACGCGGTAGGAGGTGAAGCCCTCTTCGAGGGTGTACTGGACGAACGTCCGGGTGCTTTCCTCGGGACCCGGCCCGAAGTCCTGCATCACCACGGCCTGGTCGAAGACCTGGAGCGAGGCGAGGATCTGCAGCGTGATCACGAGACCGGTGATGTTGCGCAGCATGGGCAGGGTGATGTGCACCATCCGCTGCCAGGCGCCCGCGCCGTCGAGCTCGGCGGCCTCGTACAGGTGCCGCGGGATGCTCTGCAGGGCGGCGAGGAAGAGCAGGAAGCTGAAGCCGACCGTCCACCACAGGGTGGTGATCACGACGGCGAGCAGGGCGGTGGACTTCTGGGTCAGCCAGGGCGTGTCGAGGCCGAAGACGTGGTTGATCATCCCGGTAGCCGGGTTGAACAGCCACTGCCACAGGTTTCCCGCGACCGTCGACGGCAGCAGGAAAGGGGCGAAGAAGCAGAGCCGCCAGAGCCACTTGGCGCGCTCGATGTGGTGAGCGAGCATCGCGAGGAGGAAGGCGAGGACGACGATGCAGGGCACCACGAGCAGGGTGAAGTACGCGCTGTGGCCGAGGGAGTCCCACAGGAGGGGGCTGGCGAGGGCCTCGCGGTAGTTGTCGAGGCCCACGAAGCGTGCGCCCGTGCCGGAGATGTTGGCGTCGGTGAAGCTCAGCCACAGGCCACGGCCGATCGGGAGCAGCACGAACAGCGCGAACAGCGCGAGGAAGGGGGCGACGAACCAGCCG
This region includes:
- a CDS encoding alpha-N-arabinofuranosidase, which produces MAPRTARFTLDPAFVVGDVDPRLFGSFVEHLGRCVYTGIYEPGHPAADETGLRTDVLGLIRELGVTAVRYPGGNFVSGYKWEDSVGPADERPRRLDLAWHSTETNRFGLSEYIAFLRKIGPRAEPMMAVNLGTRGVEQALELQEYANHPAGTALSDLRAAHGDKNPFGIRLWCLGNEMDGPWQTGHKTAEEYGRLAAETARAMRQVDPDVELVACGSSGQSMETFAAWEATVLAETYDLVDHISLHAYYEETDGDRDSFLASAVDMESFIENVVATCDHVGARLKSKKKINLSFDEWNVWYQSRPHPEVEESLRDWPEAPRLLEDNYTVTDAVVVGSLLIALLRHADRIAVACLAQLVNVIAPILTEPGGPAWRQTTFFPFAQASRHGRGRVLDVRVDSPAHETRKYGEVPLVHATAVRADDGTVAVFAVNRSQSEPLPLEVALHGLELVDVIEHSALADADPDARNTLAEPERVTPHGVSGTALQEDTLHAVLEPLSWNMIRLG
- a CDS encoding carbohydrate ABC transporter permease yields the protein MSTTTLSKAAVRKKKWTPSQIVLTAVGVAVSALWMTPLLWALFTSLKSETEAVEVPTHWVPREWTGQAWEALFESGNITNWFVNSLVVSVCVTFIVVFVSALAGYGFARTEFRGKNVLLGLVMAGLMVSPAVLGVPLFTTVQSMGMVDTYWGMILPQCAPAAMVYILYKFFQSIPHELEEAAYIDGAGRWRVFFTIVLPLSRPSLSAVGIFTFIASWNNFLWPYMVTNNPDLMTMPNGIATVMNSYGIQWAQLMAGGLMAGLPLIVVFVFFQRQIVSGVAHTGLAGQ
- a CDS encoding sugar ABC transporter permease — protein: MSAVDTAVAPAAVRSTLAADADSLRARLTRRVQHGGWFVAPFLALFALFVLLPIGRGLWLSFTDANISGTGARFVGLDNYREALASPLLWDSLGHSAYFTLLVVPCIVVLAFLLAMLAHHIERAKWLWRLCFFAPFLLPSTVAGNLWQWLFNPATGMINHVFGLDTPWLTQKSTALLAVVITTLWWTVGFSFLLFLAALQSIPRHLYEAAELDGAGAWQRMVHITLPMLRNITGLVITLQILASLQVFDQAVVMQDFGPGPEESTRTFVQYTLEEGFTSYRVGYASAISIIFFVLIAAVALGRMWLLRKREEGVR